The proteins below come from a single Cetobacterium somerae ATCC BAA-474 genomic window:
- a CDS encoding tRNA1(Val) (adenine(37)-N6)-methyltransferase has product MIFENEDIANICEGYTLIQKKEGFRFGTDAVLLANFFNGKKNSKILEIGTGNGIIPILLCAKDKISKIKAVEIQKEIADLAIRNVKRNGLEDRIEVVNMDIKNIQEGNTYDYIISNPPYMVLDGKEINDKDIKSIARHEIKLNLKEFIANAKRLLKPRGELFMVHKSYRFLEISEELIKNGFSVKRVKFVHYSKDKDSSIVLIEASKGRKNILKIETPIFLNDN; this is encoded by the coding sequence ATGATTTTTGAAAATGAAGATATAGCTAATATTTGTGAAGGGTACACTTTAATTCAAAAAAAAGAAGGATTTAGATTTGGAACTGATGCGGTTTTATTAGCTAATTTTTTCAATGGAAAGAAAAATTCTAAAATATTAGAAATTGGAACAGGGAATGGTATAATTCCAATATTGTTATGTGCTAAAGATAAAATATCTAAAATAAAAGCGGTAGAGATTCAAAAAGAGATTGCAGATTTAGCAATTAGAAATGTTAAAAGAAATGGATTAGAGGATAGAATAGAAGTTGTTAATATGGATATAAAAAATATCCAAGAAGGAAATACATATGATTATATAATTTCAAATCCACCATATATGGTTTTGGATGGAAAAGAAATTAATGACAAAGATATAAAAAGTATAGCAAGACATGAAATAAAGCTTAACTTGAAAGAGTTTATAGCAAACGCTAAAAGGTTACTAAAACCAAGAGGTGAGCTTTTCATGGTACATAAAAGCTATAGATTTTTAGAAATTTCAGAAGAGCTTATAAAAAATGGATTTTCAGTTAAAAGAGTTAAATTTGTTCATTATTCAAAAGATAAAGATTCAAGTATTGTTTTAATTGAAGCTAGCAAAGGGAGAAAAAACATATTAAAAATTGAAACTCCAATTTTTTTAAACGATAACTAG
- a CDS encoding PSP1 domain-containing protein, translating into MTQGNLDIDKNIDEKAIKENENIKEETQEEVVSNPNKLYNILGVMFETTKKRYSFEIVDEVEYKKGDKVIVDTIRGKEIGVVYGGPMQLPERVLVLPLKPVIKKASEEEIQKYEVLRQEAREAFKVCKERINHHKLPMKLIETEYTFDKTKLIFYFTAEGRIDFRDLVKDLANIFKLRIELRQIGVRDEARILGNIGVCGKELCCRTFINKFDSVSIKMARDQGLVINPTKISGVCGRLLCCINYEYKQYEEALRVYPAVNQFVKTQKGEGKVTSISPLNGFLYVDVEGKGIMKVLIDEIKFNKKEAKKLQNVLSTEELQHKVLEKE; encoded by the coding sequence ATGACACAAGGAAATTTAGATATAGATAAAAATATAGATGAAAAAGCAATAAAAGAGAATGAGAATATAAAAGAGGAAACTCAAGAGGAAGTAGTATCAAATCCTAATAAGTTATATAATATATTAGGAGTAATGTTTGAAACAACAAAAAAAAGATATAGCTTTGAAATAGTAGATGAAGTAGAGTATAAAAAAGGAGATAAAGTAATAGTAGATACTATTAGAGGTAAGGAGATTGGTGTTGTTTATGGTGGGCCAATGCAACTTCCTGAAAGAGTGTTAGTATTACCACTTAAACCTGTAATAAAAAAAGCTAGTGAAGAAGAGATTCAAAAGTATGAAGTTCTTCGTCAAGAAGCTAGAGAAGCGTTTAAAGTTTGTAAAGAAAGAATTAATCATCATAAGTTACCTATGAAATTAATAGAGACAGAATATACATTTGACAAAACAAAGTTAATATTTTATTTCACAGCAGAGGGAAGAATTGACTTTAGAGATTTAGTAAAAGATCTTGCAAATATATTTAAACTAAGAATAGAGTTAAGACAGATTGGTGTTAGAGATGAAGCAAGAATACTTGGAAATATTGGTGTGTGTGGAAAAGAGTTATGTTGTAGAACATTTATAAATAAATTTGATTCAGTATCAATAAAAATGGCTAGAGATCAGGGGCTAGTAATAAATCCTACTAAAATATCAGGTGTATGTGGAAGGTTACTTTGCTGTATAAATTATGAATATAAGCAATATGAAGAGGCTTTAAGAGTTTATCCTGCTGTAAATCAGTTTGTTAAAACTCAAAAAGGAGAGGGAAAAGTAACAAGTATAAGTCCATTAAATGGATTTTTATATGTAGATGTTGAAGGAAAAGGAATTATGAAGGTTCTTATTGATGAGATAAAATTTAATAAAAAAGAAGCAAAAAAATTACAGAATGTTTTATCAACAGAAGAGCTGCAGCATAAGGTTTTAGAAAAGGAGTAA